The proteins below are encoded in one region of Oharaeibacter diazotrophicus:
- a CDS encoding site-2 protease family protein, with the protein MSWSIPLGRVFGSEIRIHLTFLILLAWIGVAAGLEGGAAAAVEGIGFILAVFACVTLHELGHALAARRYGIATPDITLLPIGGLARLSRLPEKPSEEIVIALAGPAVNVVIALALFLLGARVDASALAVDQPEAGFLARLAAVNVVLVLFNLIPAFPMDGGRVLRAVLALRLGRRRATEIAATVGQAVAYLFGFLGLIGGNAILVFVAIFVYLAASAEAEEVGVLERARRLRAGAAMIRSFESLGPGATVDEAADALIRTTQREFPVVDGGGRLRGILTREAMIRAMKATGPGTPVIEAMTRDVPEVRATDGLETALRLMQDRAAPFVAVLDPDGRLAGYVTPENVAELMMLERAAWHGAR; encoded by the coding sequence ATGTCCTGGTCCATTCCCCTCGGCCGCGTGTTCGGATCGGAGATCCGGATCCACCTGACCTTCCTGATCCTGCTCGCCTGGATCGGCGTCGCCGCCGGCCTGGAGGGCGGGGCGGCCGCGGCGGTCGAGGGCATCGGCTTCATCCTCGCCGTGTTCGCCTGTGTGACGCTGCACGAACTCGGCCACGCGCTGGCGGCGCGGCGCTACGGCATCGCGACGCCGGACATCACCCTGTTGCCGATCGGCGGCCTCGCCCGGCTGTCGCGCCTGCCGGAGAAGCCGTCCGAGGAGATCGTGATCGCGCTCGCCGGCCCGGCGGTCAACGTGGTGATCGCGCTGGCGCTCTTCCTCCTCGGCGCGCGGGTCGACGCCTCGGCGCTGGCGGTCGACCAGCCCGAGGCCGGCTTCCTCGCCCGGCTCGCCGCCGTCAACGTCGTCCTCGTGCTGTTCAACCTGATCCCGGCCTTCCCGATGGACGGTGGCCGCGTGCTCCGGGCGGTGCTGGCGCTGCGGCTCGGTCGCCGCCGCGCCACCGAGATCGCCGCCACCGTCGGGCAGGCCGTCGCCTACCTGTTCGGCTTCCTCGGCCTGATCGGCGGCAACGCCATCCTGGTCTTCGTCGCCATCTTCGTCTACCTCGCCGCCTCCGCCGAGGCCGAGGAGGTCGGCGTGCTGGAGCGGGCGCGCCGGCTGCGCGCCGGTGCCGCGATGATCCGCAGCTTCGAGAGCCTCGGCCCCGGCGCCACCGTGGACGAGGCTGCCGACGCGCTGATCCGCACCACCCAGCGCGAGTTCCCGGTGGTCGACGGCGGCGGCCGCCTGCGCGGCATCCTGACCCGCGAGGCGATGATCCGCGCCATGAAGGCGACCGGTCCGGGAACGCCGGTGATCGAGGCGATGACCCGCGACGTGCCCGAGGTCCGCGCCACCGACGGCCTCGAGACCGCGCTCCGCCTGATGCAGGACCGCGCCGCCCCCTTCGTCGCCGTCCTCGACCCCGACGGCCGCCTCGCCGGCTACGTCACGCCGGAAAACGTGGCCGAGCTGATGATGCTGGAACGCGCGGCGTGGCACGGGGCGCGGTGA